A section of the Methanococcus voltae genome encodes:
- a CDS encoding glycosyltransferase family 4 protein — translation MKIVMTATNPVTNDPRIIKEAKALNEAGHNITIVAWDRDCKNPSETTKEGIEIIRIPVKASYGSMKDFIKNLPLFYKKAYKILKKLDFDAIHTHDFDTAFLGYVIKKQGKKNTNKTNPIKWVYDIHDLYESFIEKNNPNLAKLISKMDVILMKNADDLIVVNEKFINLIDERINDKKVLGKIKIVRNTINPPKITLKSPADKPDFMVFYGGVLSKTRYIMEMINICEELDIKMTIAGMGVLENEIIAHSKESKNIRFLGKLPHDKLLDEMNNYSLNFAIYDPVIRNNQLATPNKLFESMCMGIPIIVTKGSVMGDIVEKNNCGLTVDFDEKSVKEAILKLKSDKEFFNTLSKNAVDAYPNYVWDKQVEELKKIYNTKF, via the coding sequence ATGAAAATAGTAATGACTGCAACAAATCCTGTAACGAACGACCCGAGAATAATAAAAGAAGCAAAAGCCCTCAACGAGGCAGGACACAATATAACAATTGTTGCGTGGGATAGGGATTGTAAAAATCCGTCTGAAACTACAAAAGAAGGTATAGAAATTATAAGAATTCCAGTTAAGGCATCTTATGGTAGTATGAAAGATTTTATAAAAAATTTGCCGTTATTTTACAAAAAAGCTTACAAAATATTAAAAAAATTAGATTTTGATGCAATACATACTCACGATTTTGATACTGCTTTTTTAGGATATGTTATAAAAAAACAAGGTAAAAAAAATACTAACAAAACTAACCCGATAAAATGGGTATATGACATTCACGACTTATATGAGAGTTTTATTGAAAAAAATAACCCAAATTTGGCGAAATTAATTTCCAAAATGGACGTAATATTAATGAAAAACGCAGACGATTTAATCGTTGTAAATGAAAAATTTATCAATTTAATCGACGAAAGAATAAATGATAAAAAAGTATTGGGTAAAATAAAAATTGTTAGAAATACAATAAATCCACCAAAAATTACCTTAAAATCACCCGCCGATAAGCCTGACTTTATGGTATTTTACGGAGGGGTTTTATCTAAAACTCGTTATATTATGGAAATGATTAATATTTGCGAAGAATTAGATATTAAAATGACTATTGCGGGTATGGGCGTTTTGGAAAATGAAATAATCGCTCATTCTAAAGAAAGTAAAAACATAAGATTTTTAGGAAAATTACCTCACGATAAACTTTTAGATGAAATGAACAATTACAGTTTAAATTTTGCAATTTACGACCCAGTTATACGTAATAATCAACTCGCAACTCCAAATAAGTTGTTTGAGTCGATGTGTATGGGCATACCTATTATTGTTACCAAAGGCAGTGTAATGGGTGACATTGTGGAAAAAAATAACTGTGGTTTAACTGTAGATTTTGATGAAAAGTCTGTAAAAGAAGCAATTTTAAAATTAAAATCTGATAAGGAATTTTTTAATACGTTGTCGAAAAATGCAGTGGACGCTTATCCAAATTACGTATGGGATAAACAGGTTGAAGAATTAAAGAAAATTTATAATACTAAATTTTAA
- a CDS encoding DEAD/DEAH box helicase, with the protein MNVLSKNGIKSLRPPQKKVLTEGILEKDKNFIISIPTASGKTLIGEMAFINHVLENSPKNELGYIPSGKKALFIVPLKALATEKFDEFREKYNKFGLKIGISIGDYDSKENLSRYDIIIMTSEKLDSLMRKKNTTWLNDVSVVIIDEIHLLGDKERGGTLEIVLTKLKMLPIQIIGLSATIGNSEELANWLDAKLVVDTWRPVELKKGLYHPDENKVNYYTIEDYKVVNGENGENKQIKPLKNFGSSKSEISNLIVDCVKNSGSCLVFCSSKRNAVSEAKKNDLAKYLTNDEQGELNNLSSEILNVLEKPSKTCEQLSECIKKGVAFHHAGLAMKQRKLVEEGFRKRIIKVICCTPTLSAGLNLPCRRAIIRDTKRFDGKGFSNIPNMEIQQCIGRAGRPGLDPYGEGIIVVKKSSEVGDNLYMLRGKPEEIYSNISNKKTLRIFILGSIFSGEISSFGELKQFMKNTFYAVQYGDYEKIVEDIRDEVIFLMENGFIEYNFDFDDSDNFDNFDKKEDFPQKIENKGSKIELNLDDKNDEFKINSISFDENGNLMTGKNKNNKNNKNDKNNNKNNKGKNGKKFNYEEYELIEDASTTFKSTKLGNATAQQYIDPLSAKYISKGIKSIFEMKINNKFEINQNTENIGDIEQRIIYMICKSTELRPSLRVNKYEYDDLVEEMISLKIYEYEDYDNICAYKTSKMIKDWINEASELEIHEKYGVEAGILNYKIEQVKWIAHATREIFRALELSGAFEEYDSVKGLKTFIKRIIEDLQLRIEYGAKSDLVELLGVKNLGRVRARKLYDANIKTVADIGTNREFVIKTIGKIGYKVFDELKIPYGDLSIVDADKLKSTSSDKTEGKPKKIQKTLDNFF; encoded by the coding sequence ATGAATGTTTTATCAAAAAACGGGATAAAAAGCCTTCGACCCCCTCAAAAAAAGGTATTAACTGAAGGAATCCTCGAAAAAGACAAAAATTTTATAATTAGCATACCTACGGCGTCCGGAAAAACCCTAATTGGGGAAATGGCATTTATAAATCACGTTTTAGAAAATAGCCCTAAAAATGAGTTAGGGTATATACCGAGTGGTAAAAAGGCACTCTTTATAGTTCCATTAAAAGCTCTCGCTACGGAAAAATTTGACGAATTTAGGGAAAAATATAACAAATTTGGCTTAAAAATTGGCATATCAATTGGTGATTATGATAGTAAGGAAAATTTATCAAGATATGACATCATAATTATGACGTCTGAAAAACTTGATAGTCTTATGCGGAAAAAAAATACAACTTGGTTAAATGACGTTTCAGTTGTTATAATTGATGAAATACACCTATTGGGAGATAAAGAACGTGGTGGAACTTTAGAAATAGTTTTAACAAAATTAAAAATGTTGCCCATCCAAATAATCGGGTTATCTGCAACCATTGGTAATTCTGAAGAGCTTGCCAACTGGCTTGATGCGAAACTCGTAGTAGATACTTGGAGACCTGTGGAACTTAAAAAAGGACTTTACCACCCCGATGAAAATAAGGTTAATTACTATACCATTGAAGATTACAAGGTAGTTAACGGCGAAAATGGGGAAAATAAACAAATCAAACCATTAAAAAATTTTGGAAGCTCCAAAAGTGAAATATCCAATTTAATAGTGGATTGTGTAAAAAATAGTGGTTCTTGCTTAGTATTTTGTAGTTCAAAACGGAATGCAGTTTCAGAAGCCAAAAAGAACGACCTCGCAAAATATTTAACAAACGACGAACAGGGGGAATTAAATAACCTTAGTTCTGAAATTTTAAATGTTCTTGAAAAACCTTCTAAAACTTGCGAACAGCTTTCTGAATGTATTAAAAAAGGTGTAGCTTTCCACCACGCTGGTTTAGCAATGAAACAGCGTAAATTGGTTGAAGAAGGGTTCAGAAAAAGAATTATAAAGGTTATATGCTGTACTCCAACCCTATCCGCAGGGTTAAACTTACCTTGTAGACGTGCAATAATTAGGGACACTAAGCGTTTTGATGGAAAAGGGTTTTCAAACATTCCCAATATGGAAATACAACAGTGTATAGGTCGTGCTGGACGTCCTGGCCTTGACCCATATGGTGAGGGGATTATTGTAGTTAAAAAATCTTCAGAAGTCGGAGATAACCTTTATATGTTGCGTGGAAAACCCGAAGAGATATATTCTAACATATCTAATAAAAAGACACTTCGTATATTTATTCTCGGGAGCATCTTTTCGGGGGAAATTTCTTCTTTCGGAGAATTAAAACAGTTTATGAAAAACACGTTTTATGCTGTCCAATATGGCGATTACGAGAAAATTGTGGAAGATATAAGGGATGAAGTCATATTTTTAATGGAAAATGGATTTATTGAGTATAACTTTGATTTTGACGATTCAGATAATTTTGATAATTTTGATAAAAAAGAAGACTTTCCTCAAAAAATTGAAAATAAAGGCTCTAAAATTGAATTAAATTTGGACGATAAAAATGATGAATTCAAAATAAACAGTATTTCATTTGATGAAAATGGAAATTTGATGACTGGTAAAAATAAGAATAATAAGAATAATAAGAACGATAAAAATAATAATAAAAATAATAAAGGTAAGAATGGAAAAAAATTCAATTACGAAGAATATGAACTTATAGAAGATGCAAGTACCACATTTAAGTCTACAAAATTAGGTAATGCTACAGCACAGCAATATATAGACCCATTGAGTGCCAAATACATTTCTAAGGGTATTAAATCAATTTTTGAGATGAAAATTAATAATAAATTTGAAATTAATCAAAATACTGAAAATATTGGTGATATTGAACAAAGAATTATATATATGATTTGTAAATCTACTGAATTAAGACCTTCATTGCGAGTAAATAAATATGAATATGATGATTTAGTCGAAGAAATGATATCGCTTAAAATATACGAATATGAGGACTATGACAATATTTGCGCCTATAAAACATCTAAAATGATTAAAGACTGGATAAACGAAGCTTCCGAGCTTGAAATTCACGAAAAATACGGTGTAGAGGCAGGTATTTTAAATTACAAAATTGAGCAAGTAAAATGGATTGCTCACGCCACTCGTGAAATATTTAGGGCTTTGGAACTATCCGGAGCTTTTGAAGAATACGATAGCGTTAAAGGTTTAAAAACTTTTATTAAACGGATTATTGAAGATTTACAGTTGCGTATTGAATACGGGGCAAAATCTGACTTAGTAGAATTGCTTGGAGTTAAAAATCTTGGTAGAGTAAGGGCAAGAAAACTATATGATGCCAATATAAAGACAGTTGCCGATATAGGAACTAACCGAGAGTTTGTAATTAAAACTATTGGTAAAATAGGCTATAAAGTATTTGATGAGTTAAAAATTCCATATGGCGATTTATCGATAGTAGATGCCGATAAACTAAAATCAACGTCTTCAGATAAAACCGAGGGTAAACCTAAAAAAATTCAAAAAACATTGGATAATTTTTTCTAA
- a CDS encoding flippase, protein MSYKQKAVRGIGWNFLLLVLAGPIGYGVRMLYANYLPKTEVGLFYAILDLLSILAVFRGLGVDVALTRYIPKFKAEGDYKSIKSSVNFSFIFQISFTLIMVAILLALSPYIVNNYLNSAGQYTNHLLVASDAFMIMVVVYFIFEGILAVLYNILRGFQNQKYLATITPFKISFIFAISLILIFLGINNAFVPVLAYSIVPVIAVIMYGFIVFKKVYPDYFKIKSKISKDLIVKIFRQGIPATLTNSTSVLMSYIDGVFLTIFTGLIAVAEYRNVATPTITLLNVGVGAISIVLLPLVSELWTLGKVKELNYGITNIFKYMMALTLPLIICLIYYTPEFINVFFNSSYLPVSNAVRILMISAIFSSLNVISSDILVGVGKPQIATKFLYFGAMVNVILNILLIPQFGSLGAAITTLISYFAIQMLMGRYIKKNMNLQIKYKETFKLLVVGLFSLIPVVILSNFAMSDLYRLIIGSASYSILYVLLIFGLKIIDIEEIVSIVKK, encoded by the coding sequence TTGAGTTATAAACAAAAAGCAGTTAGAGGAATTGGTTGGAATTTTTTATTACTGGTATTGGCAGGTCCTATTGGCTATGGGGTAAGAATGCTCTATGCAAACTACTTGCCAAAAACAGAAGTAGGTTTATTCTATGCCATATTAGATTTACTTAGTATATTAGCTGTTTTTAGAGGTTTGGGTGTAGATGTAGCACTTACGAGATATATACCAAAATTTAAAGCAGAAGGGGATTATAAATCCATTAAATCGTCGGTAAATTTTTCATTTATATTTCAAATAAGCTTTACATTAATAATGGTTGCCATACTATTGGCCTTAAGCCCCTATATTGTTAATAATTATCTTAATAGTGCTGGGCAATATACGAACCATTTGTTAGTTGCTTCGGACGCTTTTATGATAATGGTAGTAGTATATTTCATATTTGAGGGAATATTAGCAGTATTATATAATATATTGAGAGGATTCCAAAATCAGAAGTATTTAGCAACAATTACGCCATTTAAAATAAGCTTCATATTTGCAATATCCTTGATATTAATATTTTTGGGAATAAACAACGCATTTGTACCAGTTTTGGCTTATTCGATTGTTCCAGTTATTGCAGTAATTATGTATGGATTTATTGTATTCAAAAAAGTTTATCCGGATTATTTCAAAATAAAATCTAAAATATCCAAAGATTTAATTGTTAAAATATTTAGACAGGGCATACCTGCTACTTTAACTAATTCTACATCTGTATTAATGAGTTATATTGATGGGGTATTTTTAACAATATTTACAGGATTAATTGCAGTTGCAGAATACCGTAATGTTGCAACACCAACTATTACCTTGCTTAATGTAGGAGTTGGAGCTATATCTATTGTATTATTACCATTAGTATCAGAATTGTGGACACTTGGGAAAGTAAAAGAATTAAACTATGGAATTACAAATATATTCAAATATATGATGGCCTTAACTTTGCCGTTGATTATTTGTTTGATTTACTACACCCCAGAATTTATAAATGTATTCTTCAATTCCAGCTATTTACCAGTTAGCAACGCTGTCAGAATATTAATGATTAGTGCAATATTCTCCTCTTTGAATGTTATAAGCTCAGATATATTAGTAGGCGTGGGAAAACCGCAAATAGCTACCAAATTTTTGTATTTTGGGGCGATGGTAAACGTAATACTAAATATATTACTTATACCACAATTTGGAAGCTTAGGGGCTGCAATAACTACTTTGATTAGTTATTTTGCAATTCAAATGCTTATGGGTAGGTATATTAAAAAGAATATGAATTTACAAATTAAATATAAAGAAACATTTAAATTATTGGTTGTAGGGCTTTTTAGTTTAATACCTGTGGTAATATTATCAAATTTCGCAATGAGCGACTTATATCGATTAATAATAGGCTCAGCGAGTTATTCGATATTGTATGTATTGCTGATATTTGGACTGAAGATAATTGATATTGAGGAAATTGTATCAATTGTCAAAAAATAA